From the Solanum lycopersicum chromosome 10, SLM_r2.1 genome, one window contains:
- the BOP2 gene encoding BTB/POZ domain and ankyrin repeat-containing protein NBCL produces the protein MNTLEDSLKTLSLDYLNLLINGQAFSDVTFSVEGRLIHAHRCILAARSLFFRKFFCGPESASVSGPRLGPFGVGAGLASSPRGTTSCSQVVIPVNTVGYEVFLLMLQFLYSGQVSIVPQKHEPRPNCGERNCWHTHCTSAVDLALDTLSAARSFGVEQLALLTQKHLISMVEKASIEDVMKVLIASRKQDMHQLWTTCSHLVAKSGLPPEILAKHLPIDVVAKIEDLRLKSSISRRSLIPHHHHNHQHQHQMSSNIELEDQKIRRMRRALDSSDVELVKLMVMGEGLNLDESLALHYAVENCSREVVKALLELGAADVNYQAGPSCKSPLHLAAEMVSPDMVAVLLDHHADPNTQTVDGITPLDILRTLTSDFLFKGAIPGLTHIEPNKLRLCLELVQSAAMVISREEGEANNNQSSENMYTHIREDHSSSTSSGNNNLNLDSRMVYLNLGANVANHHHQMACKMNNNNDHDCSSSHNNQNPSTMYHHHHHSQY, from the exons ATGAATACTCTTGAAGATTCCTTAAAAACTCTCTCTTTAGATTATCTAAATCTTCTCATCAATGGTCAAGCTTTTAGTGATGTTACTTTTAGTGTTGAAGGTCGTTTAATACATGCTCATAGATGCATCTTAGCTGCTAGAAGTCTCTTCTTCCGCAAATTCTTCTGCGGGCCGGAGTCAGCATCTGTCTCCGGCCCGCGGTTGGGCCCGTTCGGCGTTGGCGCTGGATTAGCGTCGTCGCCGAGGGGCACAACAAGTTGTTCACAAGTAGTAATACCTGTGAACACTGTAGGGTATGAGGTTTTTTTGTTGATGTTACAATTTTTGTATAGTGGACAAGTTTCAATTGTGCCACAAAAACATGAACCAAGGCCTAATTGTGGTGAAAGAAACTGTTGGCATACACATTGCACATCAGCCGTTGATCTTGCACTGGATACACTCTCAGCCGCTAGATCTTTTGGAGTTGAACAACTTGCTTTGCTTACTCag AAGCATTTGATAAGCATGGTGGAAAAAGCTTCAATTGAGGATGTGATGAAAGTTTTAATAGCTTCAAGAAAACAAGACATGCATCAACTTTGGACTACTTGTTCTCATTTGGTTGCTAAATCAGGTCTCCCACCTGAAATCCTAGCCAAACACCTCCCTATTGATGTTGTTGCCAAAATCGAAGACCTTCGTCTCAAATCCTCTATATCGAGAAGATCTTTAATCCCTCATCATCATCACAaccatcaacatcaacatcaaatgTCCTCGAACATTGAGCTCGAGGACCAGAAGATCCGACGAATGAGACGAGCGCTCGATTCGTCGGACGTGGAATTAGTCAAACTTATGGTAATGGGAGAAGGTTTGAATCTTGATGAGTCACTCGCGTTACATTACGCGGTTGAAAATTGTAGCCGCGAAGTTGTAAAGGCTTTACTTGAGCTCGGTGCGGCCGATGTAAATTACCAGGCCGGGCCGAGCTGTAAAAGCCCGTTACACTTAGCGGCCGAAATGGTCTCACCGGATATGGTTGCGGTTCTACTAGATCATCATGCTGACCCGAATACCCAAACGGTCGATGGGATTACTCCACTCGATATTCTACGAACCCTAACTTCTGATTTTTTATTCAAAGGTGCGATCCCTGGTCTAACTCATATCGAACCAAATAAACTGCGTCTATGTCTTGAGTTAGTTCAATCCGCGGCTATGGTAATTTCACGAGAGGAGGGTGAAGCGAATAACAATCAATCTTCGGAGAACATGTATACACATATTCGTGAAGATCATAGTTCGAGTACGAGCAGTGGAAACAACAACTTGAATTTGGATTCAAGAATGGTGTATTTGAATCTTGGTGCAAATGTAgcaaatcatcatcatcaaatgGCATgcaaaatgaataataataatgatcatGATTGCAGCAGTAGCCACAATAATCAGAATCCATCAACAAtgtatcatcatcatcatcattctcagtattag